A section of the Citrobacter farmeri genome encodes:
- the srmB gene encoding ATP-dependent RNA helicase SrmB, producing the protein MTVTTFSELELDESLLDALQEKGFTRPTAIQAAAIPPALEGRDVLGSAPTGTGKTAAYLLPALQHLLDFPRKKSGPPRILILTPTRELAMQVADHARELAKNTHLDIATITGGVAYMNHAEVFSENQDIVVATTGRLMQYIKEENFDCRAVETLILDEADRMLDMGFAQDIEHIAGETRWRKQTMLFSATLEGDAIKDFAERLLEEPVEVSATPSTRERKKIHQWYYRADNFEHKFELLKHLLKQDDATRTIVFVRKRERVHELAEKLRLAGINNCYLEGEMAQIKRNEGINRLTDGRVNVLVATDVAARGIDIPDVSHVINFDMPRSGDTYLHRIGRTGRAGRKGTAISLVEAHDHLLLLKIGRYIEEPLKSRVIDELRPTSRAPSEKMTGKPSKKALAKREEKKKEKDKPRVKKRHRDTKNIGKRRKPSSAATPQESNEE; encoded by the coding sequence ATGACTGTAACGACTTTTTCCGAACTTGAACTCGATGAAAGCCTACTGGATGCCCTCCAGGAAAAAGGTTTCACTCGCCCGACCGCCATTCAGGCTGCCGCCATTCCGCCTGCGCTCGAAGGCCGTGACGTACTCGGTTCTGCGCCGACAGGCACCGGTAAAACGGCGGCATATCTGCTGCCAGCGTTGCAGCACCTGCTCGACTTTCCGCGTAAAAAATCCGGTCCGCCGCGTATTTTGATCCTGACGCCGACACGTGAACTGGCAATGCAGGTCGCCGACCATGCCCGTGAGCTGGCCAAAAACACCCACCTGGATATCGCGACAATTACCGGCGGCGTAGCGTACATGAACCACGCCGAAGTGTTCAGCGAAAATCAGGATATCGTGGTCGCCACCACCGGCCGTCTGATGCAGTATATTAAAGAAGAGAATTTTGACTGCCGCGCCGTGGAAACGCTGATCCTCGACGAAGCTGACCGGATGCTGGATATGGGCTTTGCCCAGGACATCGAGCACATCGCCGGGGAAACGCGCTGGCGCAAACAGACTATGCTGTTCTCCGCCACGCTGGAAGGTGATGCAATTAAAGATTTTGCCGAGCGTCTGCTGGAAGAGCCGGTTGAAGTCTCCGCGACGCCATCAACCCGCGAGCGTAAAAAGATTCACCAGTGGTATTACCGTGCGGATAACTTCGAACACAAATTCGAACTGCTGAAGCACCTGCTGAAACAAGACGACGCCACCCGTACCATCGTGTTTGTCCGCAAGCGCGAGCGTGTGCACGAACTGGCTGAGAAGCTTCGTCTGGCGGGGATCAATAACTGCTATCTCGAAGGTGAGATGGCGCAGATCAAACGTAATGAAGGCATTAATCGTCTTACTGACGGTCGCGTTAACGTGCTGGTTGCCACCGACGTCGCGGCGCGTGGGATCGATATTCCAGACGTCAGCCACGTGATTAACTTCGACATGCCGCGCAGCGGAGACACCTATCTGCACCGCATTGGCCGTACGGGCCGCGCCGGTCGAAAGGGGACGGCAATCTCGCTGGTTGAAGCGCACGATCACCTGCTGCTGCTAAAAATTGGCCGCTACATTGAAGAACCCCTGAAATCACGGGTGATTGATGAGTTGCGTCCAACTTCACGTGCACCGAGCGAAAAGATGACGGGTAAACCGTCGAAGAAAGCGCTCGCGAAACGTGAGGAGAAGAAAAAAGAGAAAGATAAACCGCGCGTGAAGAAACGCCATCGCGATACCAAAAACATTGGTAAACGTCGCAAGCCGAGTTCGGCAGCAACGCCACAGGAATCAAACGAAGAATAA
- the trmN gene encoding tRNA(1)(Val) (adenine(37)-N(6))-methyltransferase TrmN: MPQSTSVLRRNGFTFKQFFVAHDRCAMKVGTDGILLGAWAPVAGVKRILDIGTGSGLLALMLAQRTDESVTVDAVELDSDTAAQALENVTQSPWADRVTVQAEDVQLWAARQTVKYDLIISNPPYYEPGVECATPQREQARYTTMLDHSALLATATGLITEEGFLCVVLPENIGNTFTQQALNMGWHLRLRTDVAETQARLPHRVLLAFSPKKGECFSDRLVIRGPDQRYSEGYTALTQAFYLFM, from the coding sequence ATGCCTCAGTCTACATCCGTCCTTCGTCGTAATGGATTTACTTTTAAACAGTTTTTTGTCGCGCACGATCGTTGTGCGATGAAAGTCGGAACAGATGGAATTCTGTTAGGGGCATGGGCACCGGTGGCGGGTGTAAAGCGGATCCTCGATATCGGTACCGGCAGCGGCTTGCTGGCGCTGATGCTGGCGCAGCGTACCGATGAAAGCGTCACCGTTGATGCCGTTGAGCTGGATAGCGACACCGCCGCGCAGGCGCTGGAAAACGTCACCCAGTCGCCGTGGGCGGATCGGGTGACCGTGCAAGCGGAAGATGTTCAGCTTTGGGCCGCACGCCAGACCGTCAAATATGACCTTATCATCAGTAACCCGCCTTATTACGAGCCGGGCGTTGAGTGTGCCACGCCGCAGCGGGAACAGGCGCGCTATACCACGATGCTGGATCATTCCGCTTTGTTAGCGACGGCGACGGGGCTGATCACGGAAGAGGGGTTCTTGTGCGTCGTACTGCCGGAAAATATCGGCAATACCTTCACGCAGCAGGCATTAAATATGGGCTGGCACCTACGCTTACGGACCGACGTCGCTGAAACCCAGGCGCGATTACCGCATCGGGTGCTGTTGGCATTCTCCCCAAAGAAGGGGGAATGCTTTAGCGACAGGCTGGTGATTCGCGGGCCGGATCAGCGTTACTCCGAAGGTTATACGGCGCTGACCCAGGCATTTTATCTGTTCATGTGA
- the nadB gene encoding L-aspartate oxidase translates to MKITPELSCDVLIIGSGAAGLSLALRLAEKHQVIVLSKGPVSEGSTFYAQGGIAAVFDETDSIDSHVEDTLIAGAGICDRHAVEFVASNARPCVQWLIDQGVLFDTQVQPNGEESYHLTREGGHSHRRILHAADATGKEVETTLVSKAQNHPNIRVLERSNAVDLIISDKIGLPGTRRVVGAWVWNRNKEAVETCHAKSVVLATGGASKVYQYTTNPDISSGDGIAMAWRAGCRVANLEFNQFHPTALYHPQARNFLLTEALRGEGAHLKRPDGTRFMPDFDARGELAPRDIVARAIDHEMKRLGADCMFLDISHKPEAFVRQHFPMIYEKLLGLGIDLTKEPVPIVPAAHYTCGGVMVDDYGRTDVDGLYAIGEVSYTGLHGANRMASNSLLECLVYGWSAAEDIDRRMPYARGVNALPAWDESRVDNPDELVVIQHNWHELRLFMWDYVGIVRTTKRLERALRRITMLQQEIDEYYAHFRVSNNLLELRNLVQVAELIVRCAMMRKESRGLHYTLDYPALLEESGPSVLSPLTAHMNR, encoded by the coding sequence ATGAAAATTACGCCTGAACTTTCTTGTGACGTGTTAATTATCGGCAGCGGCGCTGCCGGACTCTCGCTGGCGCTGCGTCTGGCTGAAAAGCACCAGGTTATTGTGCTGAGTAAAGGCCCCGTCAGTGAAGGCTCCACCTTCTATGCTCAGGGCGGGATCGCCGCCGTTTTCGATGAAACCGACAGCATTGATTCACATGTGGAAGATACGCTGATTGCGGGAGCCGGTATTTGCGATCGCCATGCGGTGGAGTTTGTCGCCAGCAACGCCCGTCCCTGCGTACAGTGGCTGATTGACCAGGGCGTGCTGTTTGATACTCAGGTCCAGCCTAACGGTGAAGAGAGTTACCACTTAACGCGTGAAGGCGGTCATAGTCATCGTCGCATTTTGCATGCCGCCGACGCCACCGGCAAAGAGGTGGAAACCACGCTGGTCAGCAAAGCGCAAAACCATCCGAACATTCGGGTACTGGAACGCAGTAATGCCGTCGATTTAATCATCTCCGATAAAATTGGCCTGCCCGGCACGCGGCGCGTCGTCGGAGCATGGGTCTGGAACCGGAATAAAGAGGCGGTGGAAACCTGCCACGCGAAGTCTGTCGTGTTAGCGACTGGCGGTGCATCGAAAGTGTATCAATACACAACGAATCCGGACATTTCCTCCGGCGACGGTATTGCAATGGCCTGGCGTGCAGGTTGCCGGGTCGCAAACCTCGAATTTAATCAGTTCCACCCTACCGCGCTGTACCACCCTCAGGCACGTAATTTCCTGCTCACCGAAGCGCTGCGCGGCGAAGGTGCCCATCTCAAACGCCCGGACGGCACACGATTTATGCCGGATTTTGACGCACGCGGGGAACTGGCGCCGCGCGATATCGTCGCCCGTGCGATTGACCATGAAATGAAACGTCTTGGCGCGGACTGTATGTTCCTCGATATCAGCCATAAACCAGAAGCCTTTGTACGTCAGCATTTTCCGATGATTTATGAAAAGCTGCTGGGACTGGGTATTGACCTGACCAAAGAACCGGTACCCATTGTGCCTGCGGCACACTATACCTGCGGCGGCGTAATGGTTGACGACTACGGTCGTACCGATGTGGATGGCCTGTACGCGATTGGGGAAGTGAGCTATACCGGCCTGCACGGCGCGAACCGGATGGCCTCAAACTCGCTGCTGGAGTGTCTGGTATACGGCTGGTCCGCTGCGGAAGATATCGACAGACGAATGCCTTATGCTCGTGGCGTCAACGCCCTGCCCGCCTGGGATGAAAGTCGCGTTGATAATCCCGACGAACTGGTCGTGATCCAGCATAACTGGCATGAGCTGCGGCTGTTTATGTGGGACTACGTGGGGATCGTGCGCACCACCAAACGTCTGGAGCGCGCCCTGCGCCGTATCACCATGTTACAGCAGGAGATCGACGAGTATTACGCCCATTTCCGCGTCTCGAATAATTTGCTGGAGTTACGTAACCTGGTGCAGGTCGCCGAGCTGATTGTTCGCTGTGCGATGATGCGCAAAGAGAGCCGCGGTCTGCACTACACGCTCGATTATCCGGCGCTGCTGGAGGAATCGGGCCCGTCAGTGCTCTCGCCGTTAACTGCTCACATGAACAGATAA
- the rpoE gene encoding RNA polymerase sigma factor RpoE: MSEQLTDQVLVERVQKGDQKAFNLLVVRYQHKVASLVSRYVPSGDVPDVVQESFIKAYRALDSFRGDSAFYTWLYRIAVNTAKNYLVAQGRRPPSSDVDAIEAENFESGGALKEISNPENLMLSEELRQIVFRTIESLPEDLRMAITLRELDGLSYEEIAAIMDCPVGTVRSRIFRAREAIDNKVQPLIRR, encoded by the coding sequence ATGAGCGAGCAGTTAACGGACCAGGTCCTGGTTGAACGGGTCCAGAAGGGAGATCAGAAAGCCTTTAACTTACTGGTAGTACGCTACCAGCATAAAGTGGCGAGTCTGGTTTCCCGCTATGTACCGTCGGGCGATGTTCCCGATGTGGTGCAAGAATCATTTATTAAAGCCTATCGTGCGCTGGATTCTTTCCGGGGAGATAGTGCTTTTTATACCTGGCTGTATCGCATTGCGGTGAATACAGCGAAGAATTACCTGGTGGCTCAGGGGCGTCGTCCGCCATCAAGCGATGTGGATGCGATTGAAGCAGAAAACTTCGAAAGTGGCGGTGCGCTGAAAGAAATTTCGAACCCTGAGAACTTAATGTTGTCAGAAGAACTGAGACAGATAGTTTTCCGAACTATTGAGTCCCTCCCGGAAGATTTACGCATGGCAATAACCTTGCGGGAGCTGGATGGCCTGAGCTATGAAGAGATAGCCGCTATCATGGATTGTCCGGTGGGTACGGTGCGTTCACGTATCTTCCGAGCGCGGGAAGCTATTGATAATAAAGTTCAACCGCTTATCAGGCGTTGA
- the rseA gene encoding anti-sigma-E factor RseA — MQKEKLSALMDGETLDSELLNELAHDPDMQKTWESYHLIRDSMRGDTPEMLHFDISARVMAAIEDEPVRQTVPFIPEAQPAPQQWQKMPFWKKMRPWAAQLTQMGVAACVSLAVIVGVQHYNGQSETSQQPETPVFNTLPMMGKASPVSLGVPSDATANGGQQQQVQEQRRRINAMLQDYELQRRLHSEQLQFEQAQTQQAAVQVPGIQTLGTQSQ, encoded by the coding sequence ATGCAGAAAGAAAAACTTTCCGCTTTAATGGATGGCGAGACGCTGGATAGTGAGTTACTTAATGAGTTGGCTCACGACCCGGATATGCAAAAAACCTGGGAAAGCTATCACCTGATCCGTGATTCAATGCGGGGTGATACTCCTGAGATGCTTCATTTCGATATTTCCGCTCGCGTAATGGCCGCTATTGAAGATGAGCCGGTACGCCAGACGGTGCCATTCATTCCAGAGGCCCAGCCTGCGCCGCAGCAATGGCAGAAAATGCCGTTCTGGAAAAAAATGCGCCCGTGGGCCGCGCAACTTACCCAAATGGGTGTTGCCGCGTGCGTATCGCTTGCAGTTATCGTTGGTGTCCAGCACTATAATGGACAATCTGAAACGTCCCAGCAGCCTGAAACGCCGGTCTTCAATACTTTACCGATGATGGGTAAAGCCAGCCCGGTAAGTCTGGGAGTACCTTCTGATGCAACCGCAAACGGTGGACAACAGCAGCAGGTACAGGAGCAGCGTCGTCGGATCAACGCTATGTTGCAGGATTACGAACTGCAACGCCGACTGCACTCCGAACAGCTTCAGTTTGAGCAGGCACAGACACAGCAAGCCGCTGTTCAGGTGCCAGGAATTCAAACTCTAGGAACGCAATCGCAGTAA
- the rseB gene encoding sigma-E factor regulatory protein RseB, protein MKQLWFAMSLVTGSLFFSVNASANTASGALLQQMNVASQSLNYELSFVSITKQGVESLRYRHARLENRPLAQLLQMDGPRREVVQRGNEISYFEPGLEPFTLNGDYIVDSLPSLIYTDFKRLAPYYDFIAVGRTRIADHLCEVIRVVARDGTRYSYIVWMDTETKLPMRVDLLDRDGETLEQFRVIAFTVNQDVGSSMQTLAKANLPPLLSVPVGEKAKFSWSPTWLPKGFSEVSSGRRPLPTMDNMPIESRLYSDGLFSFSVNVNRATQASTDQMLRTGRRTVSTSVRDNAEITIVGELPPQTAKRIADTIKFGAPQ, encoded by the coding sequence ATGAAGCAACTTTGGTTTGCCATGTCACTTGTGACGGGTAGCCTGTTCTTCTCTGTCAACGCCTCGGCCAACACTGCGTCCGGGGCGTTGTTGCAGCAGATGAACGTGGCCAGCCAGTCACTCAATTACGAGCTGTCATTCGTCAGCATTACGAAACAAGGCGTTGAGTCTCTGCGCTATCGCCATGCACGGCTGGAAAATCGTCCGCTTGCGCAACTGCTGCAAATGGATGGTCCGCGTCGTGAAGTGGTCCAGCGCGGGAATGAAATCAGCTATTTCGAGCCTGGACTCGAACCGTTCACTCTGAACGGTGACTATATCGTTGACTCCCTGCCATCGCTTATCTATACCGATTTCAAACGTCTCGCCCCCTACTATGATTTCATTGCGGTGGGCCGTACCCGCATTGCCGATCACCTGTGCGAAGTGATTCGCGTGGTGGCGCGCGATGGTACGCGTTACAGCTATATCGTCTGGATGGACACTGAAACGAAGCTGCCGATGCGGGTTGATCTTCTCGATCGCGACGGTGAAACGTTAGAGCAATTCCGGGTGATCGCCTTTACCGTGAATCAGGATGTCGGTAGCAGCATGCAGACGCTGGCAAAAGCCAATCTGCCACCGTTGCTCTCCGTTCCTGTGGGTGAAAAAGCGAAATTCAGTTGGAGTCCAACCTGGCTTCCGAAAGGGTTTAGCGAAGTGTCCAGCGGTCGCAGACCGTTGCCAACGATGGACAATATGCCGATTGAATCGCGTCTCTACTCCGACGGTCTGTTTAGCTTTTCGGTTAACGTAAACCGGGCGACTCAGGCCAGCACCGATCAGATGCTGCGTACCGGACGCAGAACGGTCAGCACCAGCGTACGCGATAACGCGGAAATCACCATCGTGGGTGAATTGCCGCCGCAGACTGCGAAGCGTATTGCCGACACCATTAAGTTTGGAGCCCCGCAATGA
- the rseC gene encoding SoxR-reducing system protein RseC: MIKEWATVVSWQNGEALVSCDVKASCSGCASRAGCGTRVLNKLGPQTTHTIVVASDVPLEPGQKVELGIAEGSLLGSAMLVYLSPLVGLFLIASLFQVLFGSDLAALSGAILGGVGGFLIARGYSRKLAAREAWQPVVLNVALSPDMIRVETPSGETTP; the protein is encoded by the coding sequence ATGATTAAAGAGTGGGCTACTGTGGTTTCTTGGCAAAATGGCGAGGCGCTGGTGAGTTGCGATGTGAAAGCATCCTGCAGCGGCTGTGCTTCACGCGCCGGCTGCGGCACCCGTGTGCTGAACAAACTGGGGCCACAGACCACGCATACCATTGTTGTGGCGAGCGATGTGCCGCTAGAGCCTGGCCAGAAAGTGGAACTGGGGATTGCCGAAGGCAGCCTGCTGGGGTCCGCCATGCTGGTTTATCTGTCGCCGTTGGTGGGATTATTTCTCATCGCATCGCTTTTTCAGGTGTTGTTTGGCTCAGATCTTGCGGCGTTAAGCGGCGCGATACTCGGTGGCGTCGGCGGATTCCTGATTGCCCGCGGTTATTCCCGCAAACTTGCCGCACGTGAAGCCTGGCAGCCGGTTGTACTAAATGTTGCTCTCTCGCCCGATATGATTCGCGTTGAAACCCCCTCTGGCGAAACGACCCCATGA
- the lepA gene encoding translation elongation factor 4, with the protein MKNIRNFSIIAHIDHGKSTLSDRIIQICGGLSDREMEAQVLDSMDLERERGITIKAQSVTLDFKSADGETYQLNFIDTPGHVDFSYEVSRSLAACEGALLVVDAGQGVEAQTLANCYTAMEMDLEVVPVLNKIDLPAADPERVAEEIEDIVGIDATDAVRCSAKTGVGVTDVLERLVRDIPPPEGDPDGPLQALIIDSWFDNYLGVVSLVRIKNGTLRKGEKIKVMSTGQTYNADRLGIFTPKQVDRTELKCGEVGWLVCAIKDILGAPVGDTLTQARNPAEKALPGFKKVKPQVYAGLFPVSSDDYENFRDALGKLSLNDASLFYEPESSTALGFGFRCGFLGLLHMEIIQERLEREYDLDLITTAPTVVYEVETTAKETIYVDSPSKLPPLNNIYELREPIAECHMLLPQAYLGNVITLCVEKRGVQTNMVYHGNQVALTYEIPMAEVVLDFFDRLKSTSRGYASLDYNFKRFQASDMVRVDVLINNERVDALALITHRDNSQSRGRELVEKMKDLIPRQQFDIAIQAAIGTHIIARSTVKQLRKNVLAKCYGGDISRKKKLLQKQKEGKKRMKQIGNVELPQEAFLAILHVGKDSK; encoded by the coding sequence ATGAAGAACATACGTAACTTTTCGATCATTGCTCACATCGACCACGGTAAATCGACGCTGTCTGACCGTATTATCCAGATCTGCGGTGGCCTGTCTGACCGTGAAATGGAAGCGCAGGTTCTCGATTCGATGGATCTCGAGCGTGAGCGCGGTATTACTATCAAAGCGCAGAGCGTAACGCTCGATTTCAAATCCGCTGATGGTGAAACTTACCAGCTTAACTTCATCGACACCCCAGGCCACGTTGACTTCTCGTATGAGGTTTCCCGCTCGCTTGCCGCTTGTGAGGGCGCGCTGCTGGTGGTGGATGCCGGACAGGGCGTAGAAGCGCAAACCCTGGCAAACTGCTACACAGCGATGGAGATGGATCTCGAAGTGGTGCCGGTCCTCAACAAAATTGACCTGCCAGCCGCCGATCCTGAGCGTGTCGCCGAAGAGATTGAAGATATCGTCGGTATTGATGCGACCGATGCCGTGCGCTGCTCGGCGAAAACCGGCGTGGGCGTGACCGACGTTCTGGAACGTCTGGTGCGTGATATTCCGCCGCCGGAGGGCGATCCGGATGGCCCGTTGCAGGCGCTGATCATCGACTCCTGGTTCGATAACTATCTCGGCGTTGTCTCGCTGGTGCGTATTAAAAACGGCACGCTGCGCAAAGGCGAAAAAATTAAAGTGATGAGTACCGGTCAGACCTATAACGCTGACCGTCTGGGGATCTTCACGCCAAAACAGGTTGATCGTACCGAGCTGAAATGCGGCGAGGTAGGTTGGCTGGTGTGCGCCATTAAAGACATCCTCGGCGCACCGGTTGGCGATACCCTGACTCAGGCACGTAACCCGGCAGAAAAAGCGCTGCCAGGCTTTAAAAAGGTGAAACCGCAGGTTTATGCGGGCCTGTTCCCGGTCAGCTCTGATGATTACGAGAACTTCCGTGACGCGCTTGGCAAGCTGAGCCTTAACGACGCCTCTCTGTTCTATGAGCCGGAAAGCTCGACGGCGCTGGGCTTTGGCTTCCGCTGTGGTTTCCTCGGTCTGCTGCACATGGAGATCATTCAGGAGCGTCTGGAACGTGAATACGATCTGGACCTGATCACCACCGCGCCAACCGTAGTGTATGAGGTCGAAACCACTGCGAAAGAGACGATCTACGTCGACAGTCCGTCCAAGCTGCCGCCGTTGAACAATATCTACGAACTGCGCGAGCCGATCGCGGAATGTCACATGCTGCTGCCTCAGGCTTACCTCGGTAACGTGATTACCCTGTGTGTTGAGAAACGCGGCGTGCAGACTAACATGGTTTACCACGGTAACCAGGTGGCGCTGACCTATGAAATTCCGATGGCCGAGGTGGTACTCGACTTCTTCGATCGTCTGAAATCCACCTCGCGCGGTTATGCGTCGCTGGATTACAACTTCAAACGCTTCCAGGCTTCCGACATGGTGCGTGTTGATGTCCTGATCAATAACGAACGTGTCGATGCGCTGGCGCTGATCACTCACCGTGATAACTCGCAGAGTCGTGGTCGTGAACTGGTGGAGAAGATGAAAGATCTGATCCCACGTCAGCAGTTCGATATCGCGATTCAGGCTGCTATTGGTACGCACATTATTGCGCGTTCTACCGTGAAACAGTTGCGTAAAAACGTTCTGGCAAAATGCTATGGCGGTGATATCAGCCGTAAGAAAAAGCTGTTGCAGAAACAGAAAGAAGGTAAGAAGCGTATGAAGCAGATCGGTAACGTCGAACTGCCTCAGGAAGCGTTCCTCGCCATTCTGCATGTCGGCAAAGACAGCAAATAA
- the lepB gene encoding signal peptidase I, whose protein sequence is MANMFALILVIATLVTGMLWCVDKFIFAPKRRERQAAAQAAAGDSLDKATLKKVSPKPGWLETGASVFPVLAIVLVVRSFIYEPFQIPSGSMMPTLLIGDFILVEKFAYGIKDPIYQKTLIETGHPKRGDIVVFKYPEDPRLDYIKRAVGLPGDKVTYDPVAKEVTIQPGCRSGQACENALPVTYSDVQPSDFVQTFARRNGGEATSGFFEIPLSETKENGIRLSERKETLGEVTHRILTVPIAQDQVGMYYQQSGQPLATWIVPPGQYFMMGDNRDNSADSRYWGFVPEANLVGKATAIWMSFDKQEGEWPTGVRLSRIGGIH, encoded by the coding sequence ATGGCGAATATGTTTGCCCTGATTCTGGTGATTGCCACATTGGTCACGGGCATGTTGTGGTGCGTGGATAAATTTATCTTCGCGCCAAAACGTCGGGAGCGTCAGGCGGCAGCACAGGCTGCTGCCGGAGATTCACTGGATAAAGCAACGTTGAAGAAAGTCTCGCCAAAACCTGGCTGGCTGGAAACCGGTGCCTCGGTTTTTCCCGTGCTGGCCATTGTGCTGGTCGTGCGTTCGTTTATCTATGAACCTTTCCAAATCCCATCGGGTTCGATGATGCCGACGCTGTTGATCGGTGACTTTATTCTGGTGGAGAAATTCGCCTACGGTATTAAAGATCCGATTTACCAGAAAACCCTGATCGAAACGGGTCATCCCAAACGTGGTGATATCGTGGTCTTTAAATACCCGGAAGATCCGCGTCTGGACTACATCAAGCGGGCTGTCGGTTTGCCTGGCGATAAAGTGACCTATGATCCGGTAGCGAAAGAAGTCACTATTCAACCTGGTTGTCGTTCGGGCCAGGCGTGTGAAAATGCGTTACCGGTTACCTATAGCGACGTTCAGCCGAGTGATTTTGTGCAGACGTTTGCACGCCGTAACGGCGGGGAAGCCACCAGTGGTTTCTTCGAGATCCCCCTGAGTGAAACGAAAGAGAACGGTATTCGTCTGTCTGAGCGTAAAGAGACGTTGGGTGAGGTGACACACCGCATCTTGACCGTGCCAATTGCTCAGGATCAGGTAGGGATGTATTACCAGCAGTCCGGGCAGCCGCTGGCGACCTGGATTGTGCCGCCGGGACAATACTTCATGATGGGCGACAACCGCGATAACAGCGCAGACAGTCGTTATTGGGGCTTTGTCCCGGAAGCGAATCTGGTCGGTAAAGCCACTGCCATCTGGATGAGTTTTGACAAACAAGAAGGCGAATGGCCGACTGGCGTTCGTTTAAGCCGTATTGGCGGTATCCACTAA
- the rnc gene encoding ribonuclease III produces the protein MNPIVINRLQRKLGYTFTHQELLQQALTHRSASSKHNERLEFLGDSILSFVIANALYHRFPRVDEGDMSRMRATLVRGNTLAELAREFDLGECLRLGPGELKSGGFRRESILADTVEALIGGVFLDSDIQTVEKLILNWYQTRLDEISPGDKQKDPKTRLQEYLQGRHLPLPSYLVVQVRGEAHDQEFTIHCQVSGLSDPVVGTGSSRRKAEQAAAEQALKKLELE, from the coding sequence ATGAACCCCATCGTAATTAATCGGCTTCAACGGAAGCTGGGCTACACTTTTACTCATCAGGAGTTGTTGCAGCAGGCATTAACCCACCGCAGTGCCAGCAGCAAACATAACGAGCGTTTAGAGTTTCTTGGCGACTCAATTTTAAGTTTTGTGATTGCGAATGCGCTTTATCACCGCTTCCCACGTGTGGATGAGGGGGATATGAGTCGTATGCGCGCGACGCTGGTGCGTGGTAATACGCTGGCTGAATTAGCCCGTGAGTTCGATCTGGGGGAATGTTTGCGCTTAGGCCCGGGCGAACTGAAAAGCGGCGGATTCCGTCGCGAATCGATTCTGGCCGATACCGTCGAAGCGCTGATTGGCGGGGTTTTCCTCGACAGCGACATTCAGACCGTCGAAAAGCTGATCCTCAACTGGTATCAGACGCGTCTGGACGAAATCAGTCCGGGCGATAAGCAAAAAGATCCGAAAACGCGTTTACAGGAATATTTGCAGGGTCGCCATCTGCCGCTGCCGTCTTATCTGGTGGTGCAGGTGCGTGGTGAAGCGCACGATCAGGAATTTACTATCCACTGCCAGGTTAGCGGCCTGAGTGATCCGGTGGTTGGCACAGGTTCAAGCCGTCGCAAGGCGGAACAGGCTGCCGCCGAACAGGCGTTGAAAAAACTGGAGCTGGAATGA